The following coding sequences are from one Streptomyces sp. NBC_00536 window:
- a CDS encoding S-methyl-5'-thioadenosine phosphorylase — protein sequence MANAEIGVIGGSGFYSFLEDVSEIEVDTPYGKPSDSLFLGELAGRQVAFLPRHGRGHKVPPNKINYRANLWALRSVGVRQVFGPCAVGGLRPEYGPGTLLVPDQLVDRTKSRAQTYFDGEPLPDGTVPNVVHTTFADPYCPVGRAAALAAARGRDWEPVDGGTMVVIEGPRFSTRAESRWHAAAGWSVVGMTGHPEAVLARELGLCYSSIALVTDLDAGAETGEGVSHTEVLRVFGENVGRLREVLFDAVAALPATESRDCLCTHAHDGWDLGIELP from the coding sequence ATGGCGAACGCAGAGATCGGTGTCATTGGCGGCTCGGGCTTCTACTCCTTCCTGGAGGACGTCTCCGAGATCGAGGTGGACACCCCGTACGGCAAGCCCAGCGACTCCCTCTTCCTCGGTGAGCTGGCCGGGCGCCAGGTCGCGTTCCTGCCCCGCCACGGCCGTGGCCACAAGGTCCCGCCGAACAAGATCAACTACCGCGCCAACCTCTGGGCCCTGCGCTCGGTGGGCGTCCGCCAGGTGTTCGGCCCCTGCGCGGTGGGCGGCCTGCGCCCCGAGTACGGACCGGGCACCCTGCTCGTCCCCGACCAGCTGGTCGACCGTACGAAGTCCCGCGCCCAGACCTACTTCGACGGCGAGCCCCTCCCGGACGGCACGGTCCCGAACGTCGTCCACACCACCTTCGCCGACCCCTACTGCCCGGTGGGCCGCGCGGCCGCCCTGGCCGCGGCGCGCGGCCGGGACTGGGAACCGGTGGACGGCGGCACCATGGTCGTCATCGAGGGCCCCCGCTTCTCGACCCGCGCCGAATCCCGCTGGCACGCGGCGGCGGGCTGGTCCGTGGTCGGCATGACGGGCCACCCCGAGGCCGTCCTCGCCCGCGAGCTGGGCCTCTGCTACTCCTCGATCGCCCTGGTCACGGACCTGGACGCGGGCGCGGAGACGGGCGAGGGGGTCTCCCACACCGAGGTCCTGCGCGTCTTCGGCGAGAACGTCGGCCGCCTGCGCGAGGTCCTCTTCGACGCGGTCGCCGCCCTTCCGGCGACGGAATCGCGCGACTGCCTGTGCACGCACGCGCACGACGGCTGGGACCTGGGGATCGAACTGCCGTAA
- a CDS encoding alpha/beta fold hydrolase, with product MTRTDDHTPRPHTLQVPGVRLHYEVRGAGPLLLLLGAPMDAAAFGAVADVLAVDHTVVTLDPRGISGSVLDDPLQDSTPDLRADDVAVVLDALGADSADVFGSSGGAITGLALIARHPGRVRTLVAHEPPLVELLPDAAELRAEAEEVIGVFHREGAGAAFGRFLAMAGIDEPVAPGGVQPSRDPAAAPVGPSAQDLANSARFFDHELRGTIAYRPDVAALAADSSRLVVGVGADSRGQLAHRTALALATRLGSAATEFPGDHGGFLAYPKEFAVRLTETLRAG from the coding sequence ATGACCCGCACCGACGACCACACCCCCCGGCCCCACACCCTCCAGGTGCCCGGCGTACGCCTGCACTACGAGGTGCGCGGCGCCGGACCGCTGCTCCTGCTCCTGGGGGCGCCGATGGACGCCGCGGCCTTCGGTGCGGTCGCCGACGTACTCGCCGTCGACCACACCGTCGTCACCCTCGACCCGCGCGGCATCTCAGGCAGCGTCCTCGACGACCCGCTCCAGGACTCCACCCCGGACCTGCGCGCCGATGACGTCGCCGTCGTCCTGGACGCGCTGGGTGCCGACAGCGCCGACGTGTTCGGCAGCAGCGGCGGCGCCATCACCGGCCTCGCGCTCATCGCCCGCCACCCGGGGCGGGTGCGGACCCTCGTCGCGCACGAGCCCCCACTGGTGGAGCTGCTCCCCGATGCCGCCGAGCTGCGTGCCGAGGCCGAGGAGGTCATCGGCGTCTTCCACCGCGAGGGCGCGGGGGCGGCCTTCGGCAGGTTCCTCGCCATGGCGGGTATCGACGAACCCGTGGCCCCGGGCGGCGTACAGCCCTCGCGGGACCCCGCGGCCGCGCCCGTCGGGCCGTCCGCCCAGGACCTGGCCAACAGCGCCCGGTTCTTCGACCACGAGCTGCGCGGCACCATCGCCTACCGGCCCGACGTCGCCGCCCTGGCCGCGGATTCCAGCCGCCTCGTCGTCGGCGTCGGCGCGGACTCCCGGGGGCAGCTGGCGCACCGGACGGCGCTCGCCCTGGCCACCCGCCTGGGCTCCGCCGCGACCGAATTCCCGGGCGATCACGGCGGATTCCTCGCGTACCCGAAGGAATTCGCGGTCCGCCTCACCGAGACCCTGCGGGCCGGCTGA
- the mscL gene encoding large conductance mechanosensitive channel protein MscL, which yields MSEKKTGLLAGFKAFLMRGNVVDLAVAVVIGAAFTNIVNSVVKGIISPLVGAIGTKDLDKYSSCLKSPCETNATGEVVSGIPIMWGSVLNATLSFVITAAVVYFLMVLPMAKYLAKQEQRRKAKEGVQETMEITELVVLKEIRDALVAQRNAGPGGPGGASA from the coding sequence GTGAGCGAGAAGAAGACCGGCCTCCTGGCAGGCTTCAAGGCCTTCCTGATGCGCGGCAACGTGGTCGACCTCGCGGTGGCCGTGGTCATCGGCGCGGCGTTCACGAACATCGTGAACTCGGTGGTCAAGGGGATCATCAGCCCACTGGTCGGCGCGATCGGCACCAAGGACCTGGACAAGTACTCGTCCTGCCTGAAGAGCCCCTGCGAGACGAACGCCACGGGCGAGGTCGTGTCCGGCATCCCGATCATGTGGGGCTCGGTGCTGAACGCGACGCTGAGCTTCGTGATCACCGCCGCCGTCGTCTACTTCCTGATGGTGCTGCCGATGGCGAAGTACCTCGCCAAGCAGGAGCAGCGGCGCAAGGCGAAGGAAGGCGTCCAGGAGACCATGGAGATCACCGAGCTGGTGGTCCTCAAGGAGATCCGCGACGCCCTCGTCGCCCAGCGCAACGCGGGCCCGGGCGGCCCGGGGGGCGCCTCGGCCTGA
- a CDS encoding NarK family nitrate/nitrite MFS transporter — MSIPTPVSQAPRSHRAETYKPGSTIGDWRPEDDGFWQSTGRKVAQRNLWISVPALMLGFVVWQVWSVTVVKLNDVGFGFSKSQLFWLTAIPGITGGTFRILYTFIGPIFGERKFTALSTLVLVGPMLWLGFALQDTGTPYWELALIAAVCGIGGANFASSMANIGFFFPKREKGSANGLNGGLGNLGVSVVQLVAPLVVTAAVLGAPAGGPQHDAKKNTDIWLQNGAFLWVPLLVIMALLAWFLMNDLKVAAAPFSQQKIIFKRKHNWLMTWLYVGTFGSFIGFAAGLPLLIKNNFETQGYQATTYAWIGPFVGAIMRWAGGWLSDKMGGARVTMLSFVGMAAALVVVIFALPSGGDQGSFWTFFIGFLVAFFFSGLGNGSTFRQIPVIFRDQHAKQAAGQGPEAQAAALKQSEMEAGAVTGFSSAIAAYGFFFIPAMFANLQVTTALWIFIGFYATCLAVCWWFYARKGAEAPS; from the coding sequence ATGTCCATACCCACCCCCGTCTCGCAGGCGCCCCGTTCGCACCGGGCCGAGACCTACAAGCCCGGTTCCACGATCGGGGACTGGCGTCCCGAGGACGACGGTTTCTGGCAGTCCACCGGCCGCAAGGTGGCCCAGCGCAACCTGTGGATCTCGGTCCCCGCGCTGATGCTCGGCTTCGTGGTCTGGCAGGTCTGGTCGGTCACCGTCGTCAAGCTGAACGACGTCGGCTTCGGCTTCTCCAAGTCGCAGCTGTTCTGGCTGACCGCGATCCCCGGCATCACCGGCGGCACCTTCCGGATCCTGTACACCTTCATCGGGCCGATCTTCGGCGAACGGAAGTTCACCGCGCTCAGCACGCTGGTGCTCGTGGGCCCGATGCTCTGGCTGGGCTTCGCGCTCCAGGACACCGGCACGCCGTACTGGGAGCTGGCCCTGATCGCGGCCGTCTGCGGCATCGGCGGCGCCAACTTCGCGTCCTCGATGGCCAACATCGGCTTCTTCTTCCCCAAACGGGAGAAGGGCAGCGCCAACGGCCTCAACGGCGGCCTGGGCAATCTCGGCGTCAGCGTGGTCCAGCTGGTCGCGCCGCTGGTGGTCACCGCGGCCGTCCTCGGCGCGCCCGCGGGCGGCCCGCAGCACGACGCCAAGAAGAACACCGACATCTGGCTCCAGAACGGCGCGTTCCTCTGGGTGCCGCTGCTGGTCATCATGGCGCTGCTCGCGTGGTTCCTGATGAACGACCTCAAGGTGGCCGCCGCCCCGTTCAGCCAGCAGAAGATCATCTTCAAGCGCAAGCACAACTGGCTGATGACCTGGCTCTACGTCGGCACCTTCGGATCCTTCATCGGATTCGCCGCGGGCCTGCCGCTGCTCATCAAGAACAACTTCGAGACCCAGGGCTACCAGGCCACCACCTATGCCTGGATCGGCCCCTTCGTCGGCGCGATCATGCGGTGGGCCGGCGGCTGGCTCTCCGACAAGATGGGCGGCGCCAGGGTCACCATGCTCTCCTTCGTCGGCATGGCGGCCGCGCTGGTCGTGGTGATCTTCGCGCTGCCGTCCGGCGGCGACCAGGGGAGCTTCTGGACCTTCTTCATCGGCTTCCTGGTGGCCTTCTTCTTCTCCGGCCTGGGCAACGGCTCGACCTTCCGGCAGATCCCGGTGATCTTCCGGGACCAGCACGCGAAGCAGGCCGCGGGGCAGGGCCCCGAGGCGCAGGCCGCCGCCCTCAAGCAGTCCGAGATGGAGGCGGGTGCCGTCACCGGCTTCTCCTCCGCGATCGCCGCCTACGGCTTCTTCTTCATCCCGGCGATGTTCGCGAACCTCCAGGTGACGACCGCCCTGTGGATCTTCATCGGGTTCTATGCGACCTGCCTGGCCGTCTGCTGGTGGTTCTACGCCCGCAAGGGCGCCGAGGCTCCCAGCTGA
- a CDS encoding DUF6755 family protein has product MSEPQLPPRPAYRPGSAQPRLNRPVRERYPQIRATSGYGDPRIRHTGPGPGAGTEQEPERSSKLNARLALALTVVIGQLWALTVTVNEWMKGNTHTAWWGAGFLFLSFLVVLGLWILDPKDR; this is encoded by the coding sequence ATGAGCGAGCCCCAGCTGCCTCCCCGGCCCGCGTACCGGCCGGGCAGCGCCCAGCCCCGGCTGAACCGGCCGGTCCGGGAGCGCTACCCCCAGATCCGCGCCACCAGCGGCTACGGCGACCCCCGGATCCGGCACACGGGCCCCGGCCCGGGAGCCGGTACCGAGCAGGAACCGGAGCGCTCCTCGAAGCTCAACGCCCGTCTCGCACTGGCCCTCACCGTGGTGATCGGCCAGCTCTGGGCGCTGACCGTGACCGTCAACGAATGGATGAAGGGAAACACCCACACGGCCTGGTGGGGGGCGGGATTCCTGTTCCTGTCCTTCCTGGTCGTGCTGGGTCTGTGGATCCTCGACCCGAAGGACCGATGA
- a CDS encoding QcrA and Rieske domain-containing protein translates to MSVTEQPAPAPGGEPGPGPGSASDTGVDAAAEQLRDRISADSLTTRRDYLRIVATVSGGLAIGGVGVAAGILHRHGDAEKLPTAKKVADLLPPGESVAFRFPGDEDRAVAVRLKDGSLVGYSAVCTHLACAVLWRGDRGADGELYCPCHEGVFDARTGEVTAGPPPRPLPKVFLTEEVDGSVWAVATARSGEPAKEALCRQFGDARPEMAARLGCPGAARATESRRT, encoded by the coding sequence ATGAGCGTCACCGAACAGCCCGCTCCGGCCCCCGGTGGCGAACCGGGCCCCGGCCCCGGCTCCGCTTCCGATACGGGGGTGGACGCCGCCGCCGAGCAGCTCCGTGACCGGATCAGCGCCGACTCCCTGACGACCCGGCGCGACTACCTGCGGATCGTCGCCACCGTCTCCGGCGGACTGGCCATCGGCGGGGTGGGCGTGGCCGCGGGCATCCTGCACCGGCACGGCGACGCCGAGAAGCTGCCCACGGCCAAGAAGGTCGCCGACCTGCTCCCGCCGGGGGAGTCCGTCGCCTTCCGGTTCCCCGGCGACGAGGACCGGGCGGTCGCCGTACGCCTCAAGGACGGCAGCCTCGTCGGCTACTCCGCCGTCTGCACCCACCTGGCCTGCGCGGTGCTGTGGCGCGGGGACCGCGGCGCCGACGGGGAGCTGTACTGCCCCTGCCACGAAGGCGTCTTCGACGCCCGCACCGGTGAGGTCACCGCGGGCCCGCCGCCCCGCCCGCTCCCCAAGGTCTTCCTGACCGAGGAGGTCGACGGAAGCGTCTGGGCCGTGGCCACCGCCCGGTCCGGGGAGCCGGCCAAGGAAGCCCTGTGCCGGCAGTTCGGCGACGCCCGACCCGAGATGGCCGCCCGCCTGGGCTGCCCGGGCGCGGCCCGCGCCACCGAGAGCAGGCGGACATGA
- a CDS encoding 4Fe-4S dicluster domain-containing protein, whose product MMGRTIFIDPGRCIGCQACVSACRECDSHRGKSMIHLDYTDPGMSVASLPTVCMHCEDPVAPCAEVCPADAILVTADGVVQQADTTRCIGCSNCVNACPFGVPKIDLQAKLQMKCNLCYDRTAYGLAPMCATVCPTGALFYGTLEELQAERPGVQVADSFVFGDVVVQTGVAMVVPADKVQWPVPGGLPVVEINGVDVR is encoded by the coding sequence ATGATGGGCAGAACGATCTTCATCGACCCGGGGCGCTGCATCGGCTGCCAGGCCTGTGTCTCCGCCTGCCGCGAGTGCGATTCGCACCGCGGCAAATCGATGATCCACCTGGACTACACCGACCCCGGCATGTCCGTCGCCTCCCTTCCCACGGTGTGCATGCACTGTGAGGACCCGGTCGCGCCCTGCGCCGAGGTCTGTCCCGCCGACGCGATCCTGGTGACCGCCGACGGCGTGGTGCAGCAGGCCGACACCACCCGCTGCATCGGCTGCAGCAACTGCGTCAACGCCTGCCCCTTCGGCGTCCCGAAGATCGACCTCCAGGCGAAGCTGCAGATGAAGTGCAACCTCTGCTACGACCGCACCGCCTACGGCCTTGCCCCCATGTGCGCCACGGTCTGCCCGACCGGTGCCCTGTTCTACGGCACCTTGGAGGAACTCCAGGCCGAGCGTCCCGGCGTCCAGGTCGCCGACTCCTTCGTCTTCGGCGACGTGGTCGTCCAGACCGGCGTGGCGATGGTCGTCCCCGCCGACAAGGTGCAGTGGCCCGTCCCGGGCGGGCTCCCCGTGGTCGAGATCAACGGAGTGGATGTCCGATGA
- a CDS encoding molybdopterin oxidoreductase family protein, which yields MSTQRIPLDPSLAPPGTRNFRDAGGIPADQWHADQNGETLVPTHCCFCGVQCGMYLRVDKGGKVFGVEPRNHDINRMRLCPKGINAYQQVNHPDRLTSPLMRRSRDEPFKEVSWDEALDHTVAEVRRIQGAHGNDAFGLLGGASLYSEKTYLVGKFARVALKTRHVDYNGRLCMVSAAGANKLAFGIDRAGNPFSDILLTDCLLIAGSNVGECFPVMTQYVWGARDRGASLIVVDPRETAVARTADVHVALKPGTDSAFFNAVLGVVIEEGLTDEAFLADHTTGWAEVKATVAQYPPARAAEICGIPASQIVQVARMFAGAGNAMAMHARGVEHHSQGVENCLSIINLCTATGNLGKPGAGYGTITGQGNGQGGREHGQKSDLLPGGRSIMNEEHRRQICAIWGIEESELPLAGTSMMEMVWQMQRREIRGLIGICNNPFVSLPNYGTVKEGYDTLEFHAQFDFFLSETAANAHVVFPVTVWAEDEGVMANTEARVVKHNKAQEPPAGVRTDTWVMCELARRLGVGDKFDFPGSREVFEELRTASAGTVNDYYGITYERLEETGGIAWPCPSTDHPGTPRLFEGGTTFHPDGKVHMQVVEWHPPMDAYTEEYPLSLTTGRTVAHFLSGNQTRRLGALVEQTPRPWVEVHPSHGFRNGDPVRVITRRGSEVFPALVTEAIRPDTVFIPYHWPVPTAANALTIDALDPRSKIPEYKVCAARIESAERVDEVPAPPTAPGHEAYPETQVSRTDPLPPTAPQGRGTAERN from the coding sequence ATGAGCACGCAGCGCATCCCGCTCGACCCTTCGCTCGCCCCGCCCGGAACCCGCAACTTCCGGGACGCGGGCGGGATCCCCGCCGACCAGTGGCACGCCGACCAGAACGGCGAGACCCTCGTCCCCACCCACTGCTGCTTCTGCGGCGTGCAGTGCGGGATGTACCTGCGCGTCGACAAGGGCGGCAAGGTCTTCGGCGTCGAGCCGCGCAACCACGACATCAACCGGATGCGCCTGTGCCCCAAGGGCATCAACGCCTACCAGCAGGTCAACCACCCCGACCGGCTGACCTCCCCGCTCATGCGCCGCTCCCGGGACGAACCCTTCAAGGAGGTGTCCTGGGACGAGGCGCTGGACCACACCGTCGCCGAGGTCCGGCGCATCCAGGGCGCCCACGGCAACGACGCCTTCGGCCTGCTCGGCGGCGCCAGCCTGTACTCCGAGAAGACCTACCTGGTCGGCAAGTTCGCCCGGGTCGCGCTGAAGACCCGGCACGTCGACTACAACGGCCGGCTGTGCATGGTCAGCGCGGCCGGGGCCAACAAGCTCGCCTTCGGCATCGACCGGGCGGGCAACCCCTTCTCCGACATCCTCCTCACCGACTGCCTGCTGATCGCCGGGTCGAACGTGGGGGAGTGCTTCCCCGTGATGACCCAGTACGTGTGGGGAGCCCGCGACCGGGGGGCCTCCCTCATCGTGGTCGACCCGCGCGAGACGGCGGTCGCGCGCACCGCGGACGTGCACGTCGCCCTCAAGCCCGGCACCGACTCGGCCTTCTTCAACGCCGTCCTGGGCGTGGTGATCGAGGAGGGCCTGACCGACGAGGCCTTCCTCGCCGACCACACCACCGGCTGGGCGGAGGTCAAGGCGACCGTCGCCCAGTACCCGCCCGCGCGCGCCGCCGAGATCTGCGGGATCCCCGCCTCCCAGATCGTCCAGGTGGCCCGGATGTTCGCGGGCGCCGGGAACGCGATGGCCATGCACGCGCGCGGCGTGGAGCACCACTCCCAGGGCGTCGAGAACTGCCTGTCGATCATCAACCTCTGCACGGCCACCGGGAACCTCGGCAAACCGGGCGCCGGATACGGCACCATCACGGGCCAGGGCAACGGTCAGGGCGGCCGCGAACACGGCCAGAAGTCCGACCTCCTCCCCGGCGGCCGCTCGATCATGAACGAGGAGCACCGCCGCCAGATCTGCGCGATCTGGGGCATCGAGGAATCCGAACTCCCGCTCGCCGGCACCTCCATGATGGAGATGGTCTGGCAGATGCAGCGGCGCGAGATCCGCGGGCTGATCGGCATCTGCAACAACCCCTTCGTCTCCCTCCCCAACTACGGGACGGTCAAGGAGGGCTACGACACCCTCGAATTCCACGCACAGTTCGACTTCTTCCTCTCCGAGACCGCCGCCAACGCGCACGTGGTCTTCCCGGTCACCGTCTGGGCCGAGGACGAGGGCGTCATGGCCAACACCGAGGCCCGCGTCGTCAAGCACAACAAGGCGCAGGAACCGCCCGCCGGGGTCCGCACCGACACCTGGGTGATGTGCGAACTGGCCCGCCGCCTCGGCGTCGGCGACAAGTTCGACTTCCCCGGCTCCCGCGAGGTGTTCGAGGAACTGCGCACCGCCTCCGCGGGCACGGTCAACGACTACTACGGGATCACCTACGAGCGGCTGGAGGAGACCGGCGGGATCGCCTGGCCCTGCCCCTCCACCGACCACCCGGGCACCCCCCGGCTGTTCGAGGGCGGCACGACCTTCCATCCCGACGGGAAGGTCCACATGCAGGTCGTGGAATGGCATCCGCCAATGGACGCCTACACCGAGGAGTACCCCCTCTCCCTCACCACCGGCCGCACCGTCGCGCACTTCCTCTCCGGCAACCAGACCCGCCGCCTGGGTGCCCTGGTCGAGCAGACCCCGCGCCCGTGGGTGGAGGTCCACCCCTCGCACGGCTTCCGCAACGGCGATCCGGTCCGGGTGATCACCCGCCGGGGCAGCGAGGTCTTCCCGGCCCTGGTCACCGAGGCGATCCGCCCGGACACCGTCTTCATCCCCTACCACTGGCCCGTCCCGACGGCCGCGAACGCCCTGACCATCGACGCCCTCGACCCCCGCTCCAAGATCCCCGAGTACAAGGTCTGCGCCGCCCGGATCGAGTCCGCCGAGCGGGTCGACGAGGTGCCCGCCCCGCCCACGGCCCCCGGTCACGAGGCCTACCCGGAGACCCAGGTGTCCCGTACCGACCCCCTGCCCCCCACGGCCCCCCAGGGCCGCGGCACGGCGGAGAGGAACTGA
- a CDS encoding MFS transporter: protein MPEPSEVLAAAPPPDEAPPPQPRPGARPVAGRSVTARATLTGAVVSLLLIAAIVLGSRLLRDFDSALLPYAVATVFLAFGVAYRYTVWVSAPGARRLFKKGFGSLFSAANFRKAPTALPKMTATYLGFQKFLGARSHARWAAHQMIFWGCILAALITFPLTWGWFTFTSGTGSGPGYEMRIWGFKVLGFDALNVLGWLMFHGLDIAAVLVIPGASYFLWRRMKDRGAITGQRFAYDLLPLIMLIVISVTGLLLTFSSIFLHGGGYEFLAILHMVSVVFTLIYIPFGKFFHIVQRPAAVGMQLFKYTARQDEEIFACKRCGEPVDTAPYVENLRGTMKDLKLDFDAWAEYCPRCKRVLRGGAYLNHVKKGFK, encoded by the coding sequence GTGCCCGAGCCCTCAGAAGTACTCGCCGCAGCGCCACCACCCGATGAGGCGCCCCCGCCGCAGCCGCGGCCGGGGGCGCGGCCCGTGGCCGGGCGGTCCGTGACCGCGCGGGCCACCCTGACGGGCGCGGTGGTCTCCCTGCTCCTGATCGCCGCGATCGTGCTCGGCAGCAGACTGTTGCGCGACTTCGACTCCGCGCTGCTCCCGTACGCCGTGGCCACCGTCTTCCTGGCCTTCGGCGTGGCCTACCGCTACACGGTCTGGGTCTCGGCCCCCGGCGCGCGCCGCCTCTTCAAGAAGGGCTTCGGCAGCCTCTTCTCGGCCGCGAACTTCCGCAAGGCCCCCACCGCCCTGCCGAAGATGACCGCCACCTACCTAGGCTTCCAGAAGTTCCTCGGTGCCCGCTCGCACGCCCGCTGGGCCGCCCACCAGATGATCTTCTGGGGCTGCATCCTCGCCGCGCTGATCACCTTCCCGCTGACCTGGGGCTGGTTCACCTTCACCTCCGGCACCGGATCCGGCCCCGGCTACGAGATGCGGATCTGGGGCTTCAAGGTGCTCGGCTTCGACGCGCTGAACGTCCTGGGCTGGCTGATGTTCCACGGCCTGGACATCGCCGCCGTCCTCGTCATCCCCGGCGCCTCGTACTTCCTGTGGCGGCGGATGAAGGACCGCGGCGCCATCACCGGGCAGCGCTTCGCCTACGACCTGCTCCCGCTGATCATGCTGATCGTCATCTCGGTGACCGGGCTGCTGCTCACCTTCTCCTCGATCTTCCTGCACGGCGGCGGCTACGAGTTCCTGGCCATCCTGCACATGGTCTCGGTGGTCTTCACCCTCATCTACATCCCGTTCGGGAAGTTCTTCCACATCGTGCAGCGGCCCGCGGCCGTCGGGATGCAGCTCTTCAAGTACACCGCCCGCCAGGACGAAGAGATCTTCGCCTGCAAGCGGTGCGGAGAGCCCGTGGACACCGCCCCGTACGTCGAGAACCTGCGCGGCACGATGAAGGACCTGAAGCTCGACTTCGACGCCTGGGCCGAATACTGCCCCCGCTGCAAGCGGGTGCTGCGCGGCGGTGCCTACCTCAACCACGTCAAGAAGGGCTTCAAATGA
- the pflA gene encoding pyruvate formate-lyase-activating protein — MTVLLGTNIPVGAANAVPVSAGQTPAAAATQRPSEGSVHSWDLSTGVDGPGTRFVTFLAGCPLACLYCHNPDTMRMRSGKRTSADDVIAEARKYTRFITASGGGATISGGEPLLQPVFAGELLHRMKHDLGLHTALDTSGFLGARATDALLRDVDLVLLDIKSWDRETYTKVTGRPLEPTLDFARRLADLGNEVLLRFVLVPGLTDARENIEGVAAFAAGLGNVSRVDVLPFHKLGESKWEALDMNFSLHDTPSPTAGQVARAKEIFAARGLLAV, encoded by the coding sequence ATGACCGTCCTGCTCGGTACGAACATCCCCGTCGGCGCCGCCAACGCCGTGCCCGTCAGTGCGGGGCAGACGCCCGCCGCCGCCGCGACCCAGCGGCCGAGCGAGGGTTCCGTCCACTCCTGGGACCTGTCGACGGGCGTGGACGGTCCCGGCACCCGGTTCGTCACCTTCCTCGCGGGCTGCCCGCTGGCCTGCCTCTACTGCCACAACCCCGACACCATGCGGATGCGCAGCGGCAAGCGGACCTCGGCCGACGACGTGATCGCCGAGGCGCGCAAGTACACCCGCTTCATCACCGCCTCCGGCGGCGGCGCCACCATCTCCGGCGGCGAGCCGCTGCTCCAGCCGGTCTTCGCGGGCGAGCTGCTGCACCGGATGAAGCACGACCTCGGGCTGCACACCGCCCTGGACACCTCCGGGTTCCTGGGTGCCCGCGCCACCGACGCGCTGCTGCGCGACGTGGACCTGGTGCTGCTGGACATCAAGTCCTGGGACCGGGAGACCTACACGAAGGTGACCGGCCGCCCGCTGGAGCCCACCCTCGACTTCGCCCGCCGCCTCGCCGACCTCGGCAACGAGGTGCTCCTGCGGTTCGTGCTGGTGCCGGGGCTGACCGACGCGCGGGAGAACATCGAGGGCGTCGCGGCCTTCGCCGCGGGCCTCGGCAACGTCTCGCGGGTCGACGTGCTGCCCTTCCACAAGCTCGGCGAGAGCAAGTGGGAGGCGCTGGACATGAACTTCTCGCTGCACGACACGCCGTCGCCCACCGCCGGGCAGGTCGCGCGCGCCAAGGAGATCTTCGCGGCACGGGGGCTGCTGGCGGTCTGA